The following coding sequences are from one Salvia hispanica cultivar TCC Black 2014 chromosome 3, UniMelb_Shisp_WGS_1.0, whole genome shotgun sequence window:
- the LOC125211494 gene encoding uncharacterized protein LOC125211494 — MDRSWMTKSRITTEYQNGLEYFLDYAFRNASMYNKILCPCKRCGMSICMSRDDAFEHLTVDGFIPGYTHWIAHGELPSILSARGENQRNTLGDDNVQGSVHDSVGVPNEGGCTEECVGQIKGKDKLGHVRMMGQEVFPSYISNETPKSTSNRLRKEYKKNIAHLEAMLETKQRIRASQVHKWTNVGVSESLSLNATSRKVDKVEPYVSLRSIHTNKIVAKGYIISIDPNTRVGGQAIGQNWCEIYIKVVVEPQEQLIRPYDNFQELSQAVGHMVAWPRSLVTPTEHSLRIS, encoded by the exons ATGGATAGAAGTTGGATGACAAAGTCAAGAATAACAACGGAATATCAAAATGGACTTGAATACTTTTTGGACTATGCTTTTCGCAACGCAAGTATGTATAATAAGATATTATGTCCATGCAAACGTTGCGGAATGAGCATATGCATGTCTAGAGATGATGCATTTGAACATTTGACAGTAGATGGATTTATTCCGGGGTACACCCATTGGATAGCTCATGGGGAACTTCCTAGTATTCTTTCAGCTAGGGGTGAAAATCAACGTAATACTTTGGGCGATGATAATGTGCAAGGCTCAGTTCATGATTCCGTTGGAGTTCCAAATGAAGGTGGATGTACAGAAGAATGTGTAGGACAAATCAAGGGGAAGGATAAACTGGGACATGTAAGGATGATGGGTCAAGAAGTGTTCCCCTCATATATATCGAATGAAACTCCTAAGAGTACATCGAACCGTTTAAGAAAGgagtacaaaaaaaatattgctcATCTAGAGGCAATGCttgaaacaaaacaaagaattcGTGCTTCGCAAGTACACAAATGGACAAATGTGGGAGTTTCTGAGTCTCTCTCCCTAAATGCTACTTCAAGAAAAGTTGATAAG GTTGAACCATATGTTTCTCTACGAAGTATCCACACAAACAAAATCGTTGCTAAAGGATATATTATTAGCATCGATCCAAATACAAGAGTTGGAGGACAAGCCATAGGACAAAATTGGTGTGAAATATACATCAAAGTTGTAGTTGAACCTCAAGAGCAATTGATCAGGCCTTACGACAACTTTCAAGAGTTGTCTCAAGCAGTTGGTCATATGGTTGCTTGGCCACGTTCTTTG GTGACACCTACTGAGCACTCACTGAGAATTTCTTGA
- the LOC125211493 gene encoding ATP-dependent 6-phosphofructokinase 5, chloroplastic-like has translation MDALSPATIPALLAAPRTARADHALLSSVSFAKRSRIRRRKIQVRAEAAKQASIDFSDPDWKSKYQSDFEARFRIPHLTDVIPDAASYPSTFCLKMRSPISSEFAEGYPSDEAWHGYINNNDRVLLKVIRYSSPTSAGAECIDPNCSWIEQWVHRAGPREKIYFKPEEVKAAIVTCGGLCPGLNDVIRQIVITLEIYGVKQIVGIPFGYRGFSDTSLAEMPLSRKVVQNIHLSGGSLLGVSRGGPTVTDIVESMEERGINMLFVLGGNGTHAGANAIHEECRKRGLKIAVVGVPKTIDNDILLMDKTFGFDTAVEEAQRAINSAYIEAHSAYRGIGIVKLMGRSSGFIAMQASLASGQIDICLIPEVKFNLHGPHGVLNHLKYLLERKGSAVVCVAEGGGQDLLQKTNATDASGNIVLGDIGVHIQQEVKKFFKEMGHPADVKYIDPTYMIRACRANASDGILCTVLGQNAVHGAFAGYSGITVGICNTHYAYFPIPEVIAQPRVLDPNSRMWHRCLTSTGQPDFI, from the exons ATGGACGCGCTTTCGCCGGCCACCATACCGGCGCTGCTCGCTGCGCCGAGGACTGCTCGCGCCGATCACGCTCTTCTCTCTTCTGTGTCGTTCGCGAAGCGGAGCCGGATTCGGAGGAGAAAAATTCAGGTGAGAGCAGAGGCGGCGAAGCAGGCGAGCATTGATTTCAGCGATCCGGATTGGAAGTCAAAGTATCAGAGCGATTTCGAGGCGCGCTTCCGCATTCCTCATTTAACTGATGTGATTCCTGACGCCGCCTCATATCCTTCCACTTTCTGCTTGAAAATGAG GAGTCCTATAAGTTCTGAATTTGCGGAAGGTTATCCTTCGGATGAAGCGTGGCATGGTTATATCAATAACAACGACAGAGTACTGCTTAAG GTCATACGTTATTCTTCTCCAACATCTGCAGGTGCTGAGTGTATCGATCCTAATTGTTCCTGGATTGAACAATG GGTTCACCGTGCTGGACCCcgagaaaaaatatacttcaagCCAGAGGAGGTCAAAGCAGCAATTGTTACTTGTGGAGGCCTTTGTCCTGGTCTCAATGATGTGATACGACAG ATAGTCATCACCCTTGAGATATATGGCGTGAAACAGATTGTTGGGATCCCTTTCGGTTATCGTGGCTTTTCTGACACAAGTTTAGCTGAGATGCCA CTCTCCAGGAAGGTGGtccaaaatattcatctttctggAGGTAGCTTGCTAGGAGTTTCACGTGGAGGACCAACAGTGACTGACATTGTAGAAAGTATGGAG GAAAGAGGGATAAACATGCTCTTTGTACTGGGTGGAAATGGCACGCATGCTGGTGCTAATGCCATACACGAAGAG TGCCGTAAAAGAGGTTTGAAGATAGCCGTAGTTGGCGTGCCAAAAACCATTGACAATGATATTCTACTTATGGATAAGACATTTGGTTTTGATACAGCTGTTGAAGAGGCACAAAGAGCAATAAATTCTGCATATATTGAG GCGCATAGTGCTTATCGTGGCATTGGGATTGTGAAATTGATGGGTCGAAGTAGTGGTTTCATAGCTATGCAGGCATCTCTTGCTAGTGGACAAATTGATATATGCCTGATTCCGGAG GTCAAATTTAATCTGCATGGACCTCATGGTGTTCTAAATCACCTAAAATATTTGCTTGAGAGGAAAGGGTCTGCTGTTGTCTGTGTTGCAGAGGGAGGTGGTCAG GATCTTCTACAGAAAACCAATGCTACAGATGCATCAGGGAACATTGTTCTGGGAGATATTGGTGTTCATATACAACAAGAG GTAAAGAAGTTCTTCAAAGAGATGGGACATCCAGCAGATGTCAAATACATTGATCCGACTTACATGATACGTGCATGCCGTGCAAATGCATCAGATGGGATTCTATGCACTGTGCTCGGTCAAAATGCT GTTCATGGAGCATTTGCTGGGTACAGCGGCATCACAGTGGGAATATGCAATACACACTACGCATATTTCCCAATTCCGGAAGTGATAGCTCAGCCCAGGGTCCTCGACCCGAACAGCCGTATGTGGCATCGTTGTTTAACCTCAACTGGCCAACCAGATTTCATCtaa
- the LOC125215142 gene encoding protein CURVATURE THYLAKOID 1A, chloroplastic-like produces the protein MNSSTMKLCTARGISSVASPHPKLLTTNQIQSVHCKIQFPSLLKPTRFNCGLRCRTSSSLRSTTPEETSGRTSYGTDEPVPDGDITVETTDVGENIDNYETQQNEAPQEGSLVDNLQFLKFLEEFDIKLDYEDTSSILVFGGGGAVALWLAAAVVGAVDSIPLVPKVLELVGLGYTIWFSSRYLIFKENRDELFATIEQIKQQVLGSKDK, from the exons ATGAACTCCTCAACTATGAAGCTCTGCACAGCTCGAGGCATCTCCAGCGTTGCTTCGCCCCATCCCAAGCTTCTCACTACCAATCAAATTCAGTCCGTTCACTGCAAAATTCAGTTTCCTTCCCTGCTTAAGCCAACCAGATTCAACTGCG GATTGAGATGCCGTACTAGTTCATCTCTGAGATCAACCACACCTGAGGAGACCTCGGGGAGGACTTCATATGGCACCGATGAACCTGTTCCGGATGGTGATATAACTGTGGAAACAACTGATGTTGGTGAAAATATCGACAATTATGAAACTCAGCAAAATGAAGCACCTCAAGAAGGTTCTTTGGTTGATAATCTGCAGTTTTTGAAGTTCTTGGAGGAATTCGATATTAAG TTGGATTATGAGGACACGTCTTCAATTCTTGTgtttggtggtggtggtgctgTCGCCCTTTGGCTAGCAGCTGCTGTTGTTGGTGCCGTTGATTCTATTCCATTG GTCCCAAAAGTGTTGGAACTTGTTGGGCTTGGCTACACGATCTGGTTCAGCTCTCGCTACCTTATCTTCAAG GAGAATAGAGATGAGTTGTTTGCTACCATCGAACAGATTAAGCAACAGGTGCTTGGTTCCAAGGACAAATAA
- the LOC125216725 gene encoding uncharacterized protein LOC125216725, which produces MGLKEKEKEKFETSSFLTTTTTIGQFGKPILNLSTRIANMRANSTFSPYECIMFHKEEYLGGEVRFIDSCNVKRFKLNELSLIMVALGCGSKYVCEFYYALPENSFKCEGWQVRHPLRPLVDEVHFEGFISLLPSVLRDVHVCVKRSSCVLYRADKD; this is translated from the exons ATGGGTctaaaggaaaaggaaaaggagaaGTTTGAGACTTCATCATTCTTGACGACGACGACTACGATTGGGCAGTTTGGCAAGCCAATATTAAATCTTTCGACCCGTATCGCGAATATG AGGGCCAACTCGACCTTTTCACCATATGAATGCATTATGTTTCACAAAGAAGAGTACTTAGGTGGGGAGGTTAGATTCATTGATTCGTGCAATGTGAAGCGGTTTAAGCTAAACGAACTGTCATTGATAATGGTAGCTCTTGGTTGTGGTTCAAAGTATGTTTGTGAGTTCTACTATGCTCTGCCGGAGAACAGCTTCAAGTGCGAAGGCTGGCAAGTCAGGCATCCGCTACGGCCCCTTGTTGACGAAGTACACTTTGAGGGTTTCATTTCGTTGCTCCCTAGTGTGTTAAGAGATGTTCATGTTTGTGTTAAGAGAAGTTCATGTGTATTGTATCGAGCTGACAAAGACTAA